From a single Nymphaea colorata isolate Beijing-Zhang1983 chromosome 4, ASM883128v2, whole genome shotgun sequence genomic region:
- the LOC116252427 gene encoding WEB family protein At3g02930, chloroplastic-like, which yields MISSRTRTGLFETLPKSSDPSPKVTKLSRPPNKSEHDFSPVAHRQGRQSLDGSPRMVDSRPRSVESKSSERRSPKINTSEKRVSKGSELQSQLVVLQDDLKNTKELLEKAEDEKSQALEDLKKAKRATDEANEKVTEVLALQKRAEENCEIEKFRADELEQASIDKMQRIEQKWQSEISLVKKKHAADVSALLSANQEVERMKKELAMAIEAKSSALLRAENATKFAQENAKKVEVLTAELDQLRDALNEARASQLAIREENASIDAWWESKAKEASILVENLTSEAESLKQELKKAKMAEAELVESELMIERLSVELHDAKNSECNAIDLAEQLKKKVESLEVEVDKAKSAEKASNESVASLLKRLEESNLFLQEAETEITSLRLRAESLEMSLCQQRGDLEKSDRQIETAKIETDSMARVIGSLKGELEIMEAEKQEALKNEELAALKIQSLMEEKSKLFDELQKTTEEEEKSKNAMDDLALVIREVSLESNKAKEDLDTTQGQLAEARSQVDDLKLVLQKTEEKYQAVIDEAMKEIDQYKIIVKQNELDFQRSKADSHEKELNFLSRIKRSEEEIVVLKGEADKLTNSLKAAEAQTRMAREDGVQLQNFLCQVKSELSGAKQVAENAISESLQLKEALHRKENDIANFARENKELLDREAAALAKIEELSKLLAEKASQKDAEDGKLMTKATVGLEVPMKAGLPGEAAYEKIEKHTLEVLMKAEIAAEAAHEKIEENGLEAPIKAEISVQNDTEKIQKHGLEVPRKAEVSVETAYEKIEENVTEVPKVAETSDETPNEKIQAKFISSLSTGNVKKQQENVVSVTVVPSDLKARPVHGSMNNTENSKDETEWETFKTYENDSSPKSTMHESVDEDFDSKSQFGSLNRRHGLASEIVEDGQKHHQKKKNALLHKFGGLLKKKHSCK from the exons ATGATTTCCTCAAGAACCAG AACTGGGTTGTTTGAGACGCTGCCCAAGTCCTCTGATCCTTCGCCTAAGGTTACCAAGTTGAGCAGACCGCCAAACAAGTCTGAACATGATTTTTCTCCCGTTGCTCATCGTCAGGGGAGGCAGTCACTTGATGGGTCACCAAGAATGGTCGATTCCAGGCCAAGATCAGTTGAATCTAAGTCATCAGAACGCCGATCACCTAAGATCAACACGTCTGAG AAGCGAGTTTCGAAGGGATCGGAGTTGCAGAGCCAGTTGGTGGTTCTTCAGGATGATCTGAAGAATACGAAAGAACTGCTGGAGAAAGCAGAAGATGAGAAATCACAAGCACTGGAAGACCTTAAGAAGGCAAAGCGAGCCACGGACGAAGCAAACGAGAAGGTGACTGAAGTACTTGCTCTTCAGAAGCGAGCTGAGGAGAATTGTGAGATTGAGAAGTTTCGGGCCGACGAGCTGGAGCAGGCGAGCATTGACAAGATGCAGAGGATTGAGCAGAAGTGGCAATCGGAGATTTCTCTTGTCAAGAAAAAGCATGCTGCTGATGTATCAGCACTGCTTTCTGCAAATCAAGAGGTGGAAAGGATGAAGAAGGAGCTAGCAATGGCCATTGAAGCAAAAAGTTCTGCTCTCCTGCGTGCTGAAAATGCGACTAAATTTGCACAGGAGAATGCTAAGAAAGTCGAGGTTTTGACTGCAGAATTGGATCAATTGAGGGATGCATTGAATGAAGCACGCGCTTCTCAGTTGGCTATTCGCGAAGAAAACGCTTCAATTGATGCATGGTGGGAATCCAAGGCCAAGGAAGCTTCCATATTGGTGGAGAATTTGACTTCTGAAGCGGAATCACTAAAACAGGAATTGAAGAAAGCAAAGATGGCTGAAGCCGAACTTGTGGAAAGTGAACTAATGATTGAAAGGTTAAGTGTTGAACTGCATGATGCTAAAAATTCAGAATGTAATGCTATTGATTTGGCAGAACAGCTGAAGAAGAAGGTTGAATCATTGGAAGTCGAAGTTGACAAAGCAAAATCTGCTGAGAAGGCTTCTAACGAGTCGGTGGCTTCACTTCTGAAGCGGTTGGAAGAGAGTAATTTGTTTCTGCAAGAAGCTGAAACTGAGATAACTTCACTTAGATTACGCGCTGAGTCTTTAGAGATGTCTCTTTGTCAACAGCGAGGTGATCTGGAGAAATCAGACAGGCAAATTGAGACGGCAAAAATTGAAACCGATTCCATGGCTAGGGTTATCGGATCTCTGAAAGGTGAATTGGAGATAATGGAGGCTGAGAAACAAGAAGCTCTTAAGAATGAAGAACTAGCGGCTCTGAAAATTCAAAGCCTAatggaggagaagagcaaaCTCTTTGATGAACTGCAAAAGActacagaagaagaagagaagagcaAGAATGCGATGGATGATTTGGCTTTGGTGATACGTGAAGTTTCCTTGGAAAGTaacaaagcaaaagaagatCTTGATACCACTCAAGGCCAGCTTGCAGAAGCAAGGTCCCAGGTGGACGACTTGAAGCTCGTCCTTCAGAAAACAGAGGAGAAGTATCAGGCCGTGATTGATGAAGCGATGAAGGAGATTGATCAATACAAAATCATTGTTAAACAAAATGAACTTGACTTCCAAAGATCGAAAGCAGATTCGCATGAAAAAGAACTGAATTTCTTAAGCCGTATTAAAAGATCAGAGGAGGAAATCGTAGTCCTTAAAGGTGAAGCAGACAAGCTAACAAATTCCCTTAAAGCTGCTGAGGCTCAAACTCGAATGGCAAGGGAAGATGGTGTTCAATTGCAAAATTTCCTTTGCCAGGTCAAATCTGAACTATCCGGCGCAAAGCAAGTTGCAGAAAATGCTATATCTGAATCTCTTCAATTGAAGGAGGCTTTACACCGCAAAGAAAACGATATAGCTAACTTTGCACgtgaaaacaaagaactccttgaCAGAGAAGCTGCTGCTCTGGCGAAAATTGAGGAGTTATCGAAGCTATTAGCAGAGAAAGCTTCACAAAAAGACGCGGAAGATGGCAAATTAATGACCAAAGCAACGGTTGGTTTAGAAGTTCCAATGAAGGCTGGGCTTCCTGGTGAGGCTGCTTACGAGAAGATTGAAAAGCATACTTTAGAGGTTTTAATGAAAGCTGAAATTGCTGCTGAGGCTGCCcatgaaaaaattgaagagaaTGGTCTAGAAGCTCCAATAAAAGCTGAGATTTCTGTTCAGAATGATACCGAAAAGATTCAAAAGCATGGTCTAGAAGTTCCAAGGAAGGCTGAGGTTTCTGTTGAGACTGCTTATGAAAAGATTGAAGAGAACGTTACAGAAGTCCCAAAGGTGGCCGAGACTTCTGACGAGACACCAAACGAAAAAATTCAAGCGAAGTTCATATCCAGTCTTTCCACTGGTAACGTAAAGAAACAACAAGAGAATGTCGTTTCTGTGACCGTTGTTCCTTCAGACCTGAAAGCACGGCCTGTGCATGGCAGCATGAACAACACTGAGAATAGCAAAGACGAAACTGAGTGGGAAACCtttaaaacatatgaaaatGACTCTTCACCAAAGAGTACCATGCATGAATCCGTGGATGAGGATTTTGATTCGAAGTCGCAATTCGGCAGTTTGAATCGGAGACATGGATTGGCATCAGAAATCGTGGAAGACGGACAAAAACatcatcaaaagaagaagaacgcATTACTACATAAATTTGGAGGTCTGCTGAAGAAAAAACACTCCTGCAAATAA